One region of Tachysurus fulvidraco isolate hzauxx_2018 chromosome 9, HZAU_PFXX_2.0, whole genome shotgun sequence genomic DNA includes:
- the LOC125145554 gene encoding trace amine-associated receptor 13c-like — translation MNLKEFNQSDGCDHFSCPERSVSPAVYILLYVCSVAVVLLTVCGNLLIIISVLHFKQLHTPTNMLLLSLAVSDFLVGALVMPPVFTWTIESCWIFGRDFCISFWFIDGFLTIISIYNITLIAVDRYLALSNPFLYSSRVSVRVTAVVIVFDWCLVVAYNLTFMYFNGNFTGSVMCPGECYYILNEVLSVTDLIYSFIFPLSVIIILYTRVFVIAKKHATAIRELNNHTRPKTQKITSYSMKSERKAAKVLGILVSVFLVCLLPYFIYSLLGNVIEIQMETFQKLLILLYLNSTINPVIYALFYPWFRRCVKLTVTLQIFQTDSALINVRS, via the coding sequence atgaacctgaaagagtttaatcagtctgatggctgtgatcatttctcctgtccagagagatctgtatctcctgcagtttatatcttactgtacgtgtgttcagttgctgtggttctgctaacagtgtgtggaaatctgctcatcatcatctctgttcttcacttcaagcagcttcacacaccaacaaacatgctgctGCTCTCACTGGCTGTGTCGGATTTCCTTGTTGGTGCTTTAGTGATGCCACCTGTGTTCACCTGGACGATCGAGTCATGCTGGATTTTTGGGAGAGATTTCTGCATCAGTTTTTGGTTCATTGATGGTTTCCTTACAATCATATCAATCTATAATATCACTCTGATTGCTGTGGATCGATATTTGGCTCTCTCAAATCCCTTTCTCTACTCTTCCAGAGTCTCTGTGAGGGTCACTGCTGTTGTAATAGTTTTTGACTGGTGTCTGGTGGTTGCCTATAACTTAACATTCATGTATTTCAATGGAAACTTCACAGGTTCTGTAATGTGTCCTGGCGAGTGTTATTATATTCTGAATGAGGTTTTGTCTGTAACTGAtctcatatattcatttatattcccactttctgtcataatcatattgtatactcgagtttttgtgattgctaagaaacatgccactgctatcagagagcttaataatcacacacggcctaaaacacagaaaatcacctcatactccatgaaatctgagagaaaagcagctaaagtcctcggtattttagtgtctgtgtttctggtctgtttacttccatattttatttacagtttattagggAATGTTATTGAAATACAGATggaaacatttcagaaacttCTGATCCTACTTTATCTTAATTCCACTattaatccagttatttatgctctgttttatccgtggttcaggaggtgtgttaaattaacagTAACTCTACAAATATTCCAGACAGACTCTGCATTAATCAATGTTCGGTCATGA
- the LOC125145557 gene encoding trace amine-associated receptor 13c-like — MNLTQFNQSDGCDHFSCPERSVSPAVYILLYMCSAAVVLLTVCGNLLVIISVLHFKQLHTPTNMLLLSLAVSDFLVGAFVIPTMFIWTIESCWIFERDFCISFWFIDGFLTIISIYNVTLIAVDRYLALSNPFLYMNRISVRITAAVIVFDWYLVVAYNLTFMYFNGNFTVSVMCPGECLLIVNEVLSVIDLVVLFIFPLSVIIILYTRVFVIAKKHVTAIRELNNHTRRKTQKITSYSMKSERKAAKVLGILVSVFLVCLLPYFIYSLLGDVIEIQTETIQKLVIMFYFNSTINPVIYALFYPWFRRCVKLIITLQIFQTNSALINVLS; from the coding sequence atgaacctgacacagtttaatcagtctgatgggtgtgatcatttctcctgtccagagagatctgtatctcctgcagtttatatcttactatacatgtgttcagctgctgtggttctgctaacagtgtgtggaaatctgctcgtcatcatctctgttcttcacttcaagcagcttcacacaccaacaaacatgctgctGCTCTCACTGGCTGTGTCAGATTTCCTTGTTGGTGCTTTTGTGATACCGACAATGTTTATCTGGACAATAGAGTCATGCTGGATTTTTGAGAGAGATTTCTGCATCAGCTTTTGGTTTATTGATGGTTTCCTCACAATTATATCAATCTATAATGTCACCCTGATTGCTGTGGATCGATATTTGGCTCTCTCAAATCCCTTTCTCTACATGAACAGAATCTCTGTGAGGATCACTGCTGCTGTAATAGTTTTTGACTGGTATCTGGTTGTGGCCTATAACTTAACATTCATGTATTTCAATGGAAACTTCACAGTTTCCGTAATGTGTCCTGGAGAATGTTTATTAATTGTGAATGAGGTTTTGTCTGTAATTGATCTTGTGGTATTGTTTATATTTCCACtttctgtcataatcatattgtatactcgagtttttgtgattgctaagaaacatgtcactgctatcagagagcttaataatcacacacggcgtaaaacacagaaaatcacctcatactccatgaaatctgagagaaaagcagctaaagtcctcggtattttagtgtctgtgtttctggtgtgtttacttccatattttatttacagtttattaggtGATGTTATTGAAATTCAGACAGAAACAATTCAGAAACTTgtgataatgttttattttaattccaccattaatccagttatttatgcTCTTTTTTATCCATGGT
- the LOC125145553 gene encoding trace amine-associated receptor 13c-like, translating into MNLAEFNQSDGCDHFSCPERSVSPAVYILLYVCSAAVVLLTVCGNLLIIISVLHFKQLHTPTNMLLLSLAVSDFLVGALVMPPVFIWTIESCWIFGRDFCISFLFIVGFLTIISIYTITLIAVDRYLALSNPFLYSSRVSVRITAAVIVFDWCLVVAYNLTFMYFSGYFTGSVMCPGECYYFLNEVWFIIDLIYSFIFPLSVIIILYTRVFVIAKKHATAIRELNNHTRPKTQKITSHSMKSERKAAKVLGILVSVFLVCLLPYYIYSLLGNVIELQRETFQKLMIILCLNSTNNPFIYALFYPWFRRCVKLIITLQIFQTDSALINVLS; encoded by the coding sequence atgaacctggcagagtttaatcagtctgatggctgtgatcatttctcctgtccagagagatctgtatctcctgcagtttatatcttactgtacgtgtgttcagctgctgtggttctgctaacagtgtgtggaaatctgctcatcatcatctctgttcttcacttcaagcagcttcacacaccaacaaacatgctgctgctctctctggctgtgtcaGATTTCCTTGTTGGTGCTTTAGTGATGCCACCTGTGTTCATCTGGACGATCGAGTCATGCTGGATTTTTGGGAGAGATTTCTGCATCAGTTTTTTGTTCATTGTTGGTTTCCTTACAATCATATCAATCTATACTATCACTCTGATTGCTGTGGATCGATATTTGGCTCTCTCAAATCCCTTTCTCTACTCTTCTAGAGTCTCTGTGAGGATCACTGCTGCTGTAATAGTTTTTGACTGGTGTCTGGTGGTTGCCTATAACTTAACATTCATGTATTTCAGTGGATACTTCACAGGTTCTGTAATGTGTCCTGGCGAGtgttattattttctgaatGAGGTTTGGTTTATAATTGAtctcatatattcatttatattcccactttctgtcataatcatattgtatactcgagtttttgtgattgctaagaaacatgccactgctatcagagagcttaataatcacacacggcctaaaacacagaaaatcacctcacactccatgaaatctgagagaaaagctgCTAAAGTCCTCggtattttagtgtctgtgtttctggtgtgtttacttccatattatatttacagtttattaggaaaTGTTATTGAACTACAGagagaaacatttcagaaacttATGATCATACTTTGTCTTAATTCCACCAATAATCCAtttatttatgctctgttttatccgtggttcaggaggtgtgttaaattaatcatAACTCTACAAATATTCCAGACAGACTCTGCATTAATCAATGTTCTTTCATGA
- the LOC125145574 gene encoding trace amine-associated receptor 13c-like, protein MNLTEFNQSDHCDHFFCPERSVSPAVYILLYVCSAAVGLLTMCGNLLIIISVLHFKQLHTPTNMLVLSLAVSDFLVGTLVMPPVFIWTIESCWIFGRDFCISFWFIDGFLTIISIYNISLIAVDRYLALSNPFLYMNRVSVRITAAVIVFDWCLVVAYNLTFMYFSGNFTGSVMCPGECYFLLHEVWSAIDLIYSFIFPLSVIIILYTRVFVIAKKHVTAIRELNNHTRPRTQKITSHSMISERKAAKVLGILVSVFLVCLLPYFIYSLLGKVIEIQTEIFQKLLIMLCLNSTINPVIYALFYPWFRRCFKLTITLQIFQTDSVLVNVLS, encoded by the coding sequence atgaacCTGACAGAGTTTAATCAGTCTGATCACTGTGATCATTTCTTCTGTCCAGAGAGATCTGTATCtcctgcagtttatatcttactgtacgtgtgttcagctgctgtggGTCTGCTAACAATGTGTGGAAATctgctcatcatcatctctgttctccacttcaagcagcttcacacaccaacaaacatgctggtgctctctctggctgtgtcaGATTTTCTTGTTGGGACGTTAGTGATGCCACCTGTGTTCATCTGGACGATTGAATCATGCTGGATTTTTGGGAGAGATTTCTGCATCAGTTTTTGGTTCATTGATGGTTTCCTTACAATTATATCAATCTATAATATCTCTCTGATTGCCGTGGATCGATATTTGGCTCTCTCAAATCCCTTTCTATACATGAACAGAGTCTCTGTGAGGATCACTGCTGCTGTAATAGTTTTTGACTGGTGTCTGGTGGTGGCCTATAACTTAACATTCATGTATTTCAGTGGAAACTTCACAGGTTCTGTAATGTGTCCTGGCGAGTGTTATTTTTTACTACATGAGGTTTGGTCTGCAATTGAtctcatatattcatttatatttccactttctgtcataatcatattgtatactcgagtttttgtgattgctaagaaacatgtcactgctatcagagagcttaataatcacacacggcctagaacacagaaaatcacctcacactccatgatatctgagagaaaagcagctaaagtcctcggaattttagtgtctgtgtttctggtgtgtttacttccatattttatttacagtttattagggAAAGTTAttgaaatacagacagaaatatttcagaaacttctGATCATGCTTTGTCTTAATTCCACCattaatccagttatttatgctttattttatcCGTGGTTCAGGAGGTGTTTTAAATTGACTATAACTCTACAAATATTTCAGACAGACTCTGTATTAGTCAATGTTCTTTCATAA
- the LOC125145563 gene encoding trace amine-associated receptor 13c-like — MNLTEFNQSDGCDHFSCPERSVSPAVYILLYVCSAAVVLLTVCGNLLVIISVLHFKQLHTPTNMLLLSLAVSDFLVGALVMPSMFIWTIESCWIFGRDFCIIFLFFIGFLTIISIHNITLIAVDRYLALSNPFLYSSRVSVRITAAVIVFDWCLVVAYNLTFIYLSGNFTGFVMCPGECYYFLNEVCTVIDLIYTFIFPLSVIIILYTRVFVIAKKHVTAIRELNNHTRPKTQKITSHSMKSERKAAKVLSILVSVFLVCLLPFYIYSLLGNVIELQIETFQKLMIIFCLNSTNNPFIYALFYPWFRRCVKLIITLQIFQTDSALINVLS, encoded by the coding sequence atgaacctgacagagtttaatcagtctgacggctgtgatcatttctcctgtccagagagatctgtatctcctgcagtttatatcttactgtacgtgtgttcagctgctgtggttctgctaacagtgtgtggaaatctgctcgtcatcatctctgttcttcacttcaagcagcttcacacaccaacaaacatgctgctgctctctctggctgtgtcgGATTTCCTTGTTGGTGCTTTAGTGATGCCATCGATGTTCATCTGGACGATCGAGTCATGCTGGATTTTTGGTAGAGATTTCTGcatcatttttttgttctttattggTTTCCTTACAATCATATCAATCCATAATATCACTCTGATTGCTGTGGATCGATATTTGGCTCTCTCAAATCCCTTTCTCTACTCTTCTAGAGTCTCTGTGAGGATCACTGCTGCTGTAATAGTTTTTGACTGGTGTCTGGTGGTTGCCTATAACTTAACATTCATCTATTTAAGTGGAAACTTCACAGGTTTTGTAATGTGTCCTGGCGAGtgttattattttctaaatGAGGTTTGTACTGTAATTGATCTCATATATACGTTTATATTCCCACtttctgtcataatcatattgtatactcgagtttttgtgattgctaagaaacatgtcactgctatcagagagcttaataatcacacacggcctaaaacacagaaaatcacctcacactctatgaaatctgagagaaaagcagctaaagtcctcagtattttagtgtctgtgtttctggtgtgtttacttccattttatatttacagtttattaggaaaTGTTATTGAACTACAGAtagaaacatttcagaaacttATGATCATATTTTGTCTTAATTCCACCAATAATCCAtttatttatgctctgttttatccgtggttcaggaggtgtgttaaattaatcatAACTCTACAAATATTCCAGACAGACTCTGCATTAATCAATGTTCTTTCATGA
- the LOC113651775 gene encoding trace amine-associated receptor 13c-like gives MNLTEFNQSDRCDHFSCPERSVSPAVYILLYVCSAAVVLLTMCGNLLITISVLHFKQLHTPTNMLLLSLAVSDFLVGALVMPPVFIWSIESCWIFGSDFCISFLFIVGFLTIISIHTITLIAVDRYLALSNPFLYSSRVSVRVTAVVIVFDWCLVVAYNLTFMYFSGYFTGSVMCPGECYYFLNEVWFIIDLIYSFIFPLSVIIILYTQVFVIAKKHVTAIRELNNHTRPKTQKITSHSMKSERKAAKVLGILVSVFLVCLLPYYIYSLLGNVIELQRETFQKLMIILCLNSTNNPFIYALFYPWFRRCVKLIITQQIFQTDSAVINVLS, from the coding sequence atgaacctgaccgagtttaatcagtctgatcgctgtgatcatttctcctgtccagagagatctgtatctcctgcagtttatatcttactgtacgtgtgttcagctgctgtggttctgctaacaATGTGTGGAAATCTGCTCATCAccatctctgttcttcacttcaaacagcttcacacaccaacaaacatgctgctgctctctctggctgtgtcgGATTTCCTTGTTGGTGCTTTAGTGATGCCACCTGTGTTCATCTGGTCGATCGAGTCATGCTGGATTTTTGGGAGCGATTTCTGCATCAGTTTTTTGTTCATTGTTGGTTTCCTTACAATCATATCAATCCATACTATCACTCTGATTGCTGTGGATCGATATTTGGCTCTCTCAAATCCCTTTCTCTACTCTTCTAGAGTCTCTGTGAGGGTCACTGCTGTTGTAATAGTTTTTGACTGGTGTCTGGTGGTTGCCTATAACTTAACATTCATGTATTTCAGTGGATACTTCACAGGTTCTGTAATGTGTCCTGGCGAGtgttattattttctgaatGAGGTTTGGTTTATAATTGAtctcatatattcatttatattcccactttctgtcataatcatattgtatactcaagtttttgtgattgctaagaaacatgtcactgctatcagagagcttaataatcacacacggcctaaaacacagaaaatcacctcacactccatgaaatctgagagaaaagcagctaaagtcctcggtattttagtgtctgtgtttctggtgtgtttacttccatattatatttacagtttattaggaaaTGTTATTGAACTACAGagagaaacatttcagaaacttATGATTATACTTTGTCTTAATTCCACCAATAATCCAtttatttatgctctgttttatccgtggttcaggaggtgtgttaaattaatcatAACTCAACAAATATTCCAGACAGACTCTGCAGTAATCAATGTTCTTTCATGA